A stretch of DNA from Candidatus Desulfatibia profunda:
GGCATCATGGACAAAGTCAAGCACACGGAATTGATTATCCCCGGATATGCCGCCGCTATTGCCGGCGATGTCGAAGAGGAATTGCCGGGCTGGACGATTACCGTAGGACCGAGAGAAGCCGCCCATATTCCGGCCTTTCTCAAAGCAAGATAGATGGCTGCAAAGCAGGATGGTTTCCGATTGACCATCCTGCTTTTTTGAGGTACAAAATCAAAGTAATCGTTCCCAGAAGGTTGAGCCCTGATAGCGCTAATACTCAATTGGGTGTTAGCTGCTAGCTTTCAATCAAGTATTATCGCTTAGTTGGGGTTTCACATCGTACGATGGCGGGGTCATGCCTCGGTGCTAACCGGCGGTTGCCGATAAAGAAGGGAGGGTGTATGTTACTTATTGGTGAAAGTTTAAACGTCATATCAAAAAAGATCGGCAAGGCGTTCAAGGAGCGTGATCCCAAGCCGATCCAAAAGGAGGCTCTTTTTCAAAGGGAAAAAGGGATGGATTATATCGACATCAATTTAGGGCCTGCTAAAAAAGAAGGGCACGAGCTGATGCCCTGGGTGGTTAAAGTCGTCCAGGAAGTGGTTGACGATGTGCCGCTGGCCCTGGACACATCCAACATAGAAGCCATCAGAGCGGCACTCAAAGTGTGCAAGCTGACACCCATTATTAATTCCATCATGTGCCGGCCGGAACGCTATGAAAAGATGATTCCGATGGCCGCGGAAAGCGGTGCAGATTTTGTGGCCCTGTTATGGGGTCCTGAAGGTCTGCCGCGGGATGAGAACGAACGCGCCGCCCTGTGCGTTGAACTCCTTTATGCCGCCAATGAAGCCGGCATCCCCAATGAAAAAATCTGGGTGGACGGAATTGTAACCCCGGTAAACATTCAGCAGCCCCAGGCCATCAGCCTGATGCAATTTCAGGGGATGCTTCAGGATATCGCCCCCGGAGCCAGGAGCACCTGCGGCCTGTCGAACATTTCCAACGGACCGCCTGAGCATCTGCGCCCGATTCTCAACCAGACCTACATGGTCATGCTTCAGAAGTACGGGATGGAATCGGTTATCGCGGAGCCTTTGGATGACCAGCTGATCGCCATTGCCAGGGGCCAGCGACAGGATATTGTCGATTTGATTTACGGCATTATGGACGGGACTGATCCGGATATGGGCAGCCTTTCAAAAGAGCTGCAGGATTACGCCAAGACGACCAATGTCATTTTAGGAAAGTCCCTGTACTCCGATTCCTGGCTCAAGCTGTAATTTTATAAATTGCAACGACCCTAAGCCTCTTCCTTACTTCCAGGGAGGGGCTTTTTTTTTGGCCCATCTGAATCCGCTTGAAAATACAGACTGCCTCTGGTAACCTTAAAACTAAGGATTTCCGATTTAAATCATCAATATTTAGTTGAAATTATAAAATATTTTTGTGGGGGATTGATGGTCAAATCAAAAGCCCTTGAGGTGAATATCGCCGACTATCATGTCGATGTGGCCATAGATGAAAAATATTCAATCATTCAAGAAGTCATGTCCAGATATTACGGTCTGACCGAGGGCTTGAACACCTTCTTGAAAGAGCTTTCGCATCCTTATAAAAACTGGCAATTTATCGTCCAGGAAGCCAGAGGGTACGCCCTGAATTATTTTCATCTTCTTAAAAGCCATCCCTTGGGACCTGATGCGGCCGGCCTTTTGGTGGAAATCTTTACCAGCGCCATCAATCACAGCGGCAGCATCCAAGT
This window harbors:
- a CDS encoding dihydropteroate synthase, producing the protein MLLIGESLNVISKKIGKAFKERDPKPIQKEALFQREKGMDYIDINLGPAKKEGHELMPWVVKVVQEVVDDVPLALDTSNIEAIRAALKVCKLTPIINSIMCRPERYEKMIPMAAESGADFVALLWGPEGLPRDENERAALCVELLYAANEAGIPNEKIWVDGIVTPVNIQQPQAISLMQFQGMLQDIAPGARSTCGLSNISNGPPEHLRPILNQTYMVMLQKYGMESVIAEPLDDQLIAIARGQRQDIVDLIYGIMDGTDPDMGSLSKELQDYAKTTNVILGKSLYSDSWLKL
- a CDS encoding acetyl-CoA decarbonylase/synthase complex subunit gamma (part of a complex that catalyzes the cleavage of acetyl-CoA), which encodes GIMDKVKHTELIIPGYAAAIAGDVEEELPGWTITVGPREAAHIPAFLKAR